Part of the Carnobacterium pleistocenium FTR1 genome is shown below.
GGGCGTGCCTATATGACCTATTCATGCTAGAATAAAAATAAGAAACTATTGGAGGATGATATTATTATGAACCAAGAACTCGTTGAAATTTGCCTGCGTGTCAGAAATATTGAGGCTACTTTAGACTTTTATACTAACCTATTCGATTTTGAAGTTGCCAGTCACAGAAAATTCCCTGAAAATAAGTTTGATTTAGTTTATCTTAATTCTCCTGGTTCTTCTGTACAAATTGAACTTACTTACAATTATGATGCTGAGCCATACGATGTAGGAAACGGCTTCAGTCATTTAGGTGTAACTGTTAGTGACTTAGAAAAAATGCATGAGATTTGTAAAGCTTCTGCATACGAAACAGGTGATTTAAGAGGACTTTCAGGCGGCACACCTACCTATTTCTTTGTGACGGACCCTGATGGTTATCGGATTGAAGTAAAACGCGCAAAATAATTTTTCGAATATACTAAATGTAAGCATATTGGTTATTGCCAATATGCTTACATTTTTTAATTCCTTTTTTAATTCCTTTTTCTCATTATTTTGCATGTATAAACAACTGCTTATCATCACACAAGATCCCTTGTCAATTCATTATTTTTTTTTAACCTCATTTACTTATGATACGGTTCATTCCGGACAATTTTGAATCCACGATAGATTTGCTCGATTAATACTAAACGCATCAATTGATGAGGAAGCGTCATTTTCCCAAACGAGATAGGGGTATTGCTTCGTTTCATTACTGCATCGCTTAAACCTAATGACCCACCTATAACAAAGACAATTGTACTTTTACCTTGAACGCCTAATTGTTCAATTTCTTTCGCAAATGCTTCTGAGGTGCGTTGTTTCCCTTCAATAGCTAATGCAAATACATATGCTTGATCCGGAATCTTTGCTAAAATGCGTTCGCCTTCTTTTTCTTTTACCTGAATCATCTCAGCTTCGCTTAATTTCTCAGGTGCCTTTTCATCTGGAACTTCAATTAATTCTAATTTGCAATATGCTGATAATCTCTTAACGTATTCGGCAATTCCCATTTTTAAATATTTCTCTTTTAATTTACCCACAGTTATTATTTTAATGTTCAAAAAAGTTATCCTCCTATAATCACAGGTTATCCACAAAAGTTATCCACATGTCCACAACTCTATATCATTATCTAGTGGTAGAATGTTTGTTCGACACTACATATATTGCATCCTTATCGCAATAACTACATTTTTTTATCGAGTTATCAACAAGCAATAATTGGTCTAAAATCGGCATTTCAAAACCGCCATAAACCGCGTCATCTAAAGCTTCTTCTACATGTTCTTGACAAGCCATAATTTCATCCATCCACAGTACCCCCTTCGTTTTGTGGATAACTTTTTTTGCTCCCACAAACCTTTCTCCTGTTATTTTACAGCACTTATCCACAATGTTCAAAACTTTTTCATTCTAATTATCCACAGCAAACAAAAAAACACTTTTAAATTGGTATATTTAAAAGTGTTTTTGACAAAAAGTTACTTACTATTCTATTATAAATCAATTTCAGCAGTCATTGTAACAGTTGTAGTTTGCAGTTCACCATCATGATAATATTCGACTTCAATTTCTTTTCCAAGTTCTGAAGCATAAATTTCTTTACGCAAGGATATTGAATCGGTAACCTCAACACCATTGAATTTTACGATGACATCATATTGCTCTATGCCGGCAATTTCAGCTGCTGAATCAGCTTGAACTTCAGATACTACAATACCAGAAGTAACTTCTTCGGGTAAGTTCAATACTGCTTCTTGTTGTTGTTCTGATATTTCGGTTAGATCCAATAAGCTGACACCTAACACTGGACGAACAACTTCTCCATCTGCTTCTAATTGATTAATAATATCAACTACATCATTACTAGGAATAGCAAAACCCATTCCTTCAACAGTATCACTAGAGATTTTCATTGAGTTGATTCCTATGACTTGTCCAGCTATATTGATGAGGGCACCACCAGAATTACCTGGGTTGATTGCTGCATCCGTTTGAATAGCTGTTACTTCCCAATCAGCAACCCCGTCACCTGTTATATCAGTTTCGACACTCCGATTTTTAGCGGAAATGATTCCTTGCGTTACTGAAGAAGCAAAATTTGTCCCTAGTGGAGAACCAATTGCAATTGCTGGTTCACCGACTCTTAGTACTTCCGAATCGCCAAAAGTAGCCACTGTCGTCACATTTTCAGCTGGAATTGACAATACAGCTAAATCTGTCCAAATATCTGTTCCGATCAGTTCAGCTTCAACTTTTGTACCATCTTTTAAGATAACTTCAATTGCATCTGAACCATCAATTACATGATTATTGGTTACAACGTAGGCAGTATCATTATCTTTTTTATAAATAACGCCACTACCTTCACCAGCTGTCTCTAAGTTACTATCTTCTTGCATGCCCTCCTCAGTTTCAAATGCATCACCAAAGTCTTGAGAAGTCTGTGATTGCATGTTAACAACTGAAACAACCGAATCTTCAACTTTTTCAACAGCTTCTGTCACATCAGAGGTCACATCTACACTAACATTTGTTGTAATAACTTCACCAGTATTTTCATCAACCATGCCTGTACTTATATCGTTATTACCACCATCATCTTCGGTAGCTAATAAGTAACCTCCACCTAGAGTTGCTACTATCAACCCACCGATCAGTCCTCCAATAATACCACCTTTTAAAGAGCTCTTTTTTTACTTTTTTTCGGTGAAGATTCCGTATTTATAGTGCTATTTTTTTTGGGATTTTCTACTTCTGTTTCTTCTTCTCCCTTAAACGGTAAATTTGTTTGATTGTTTTGATTCTCATCACTCATTACATTCACCCCTCGTGTTTTTATACTTCTAGCATAATCTTTACATTTGAATTTTATATGAAATTTTTGGGATATTTCCACCATTTCTTATGTAAGTTTAACACTAAACCCTCTTTAAGTGATTATTGAAGCTTAGCAAAAAAATGAACTGCTCATGAAAGTTAAAATTCATAAGAAATTCATTTTTTATTGTTTAAACCACAAACAACGGAGTCGGTGCTACAGGATCTGTATCAAACACTAAAAATTTATCCTCTACTCCAGTTTCTTTTTCTTTTAGAATATTGACAGCCGTCATATGTGCCAATTCTTTTAAATTATTATCTTTGCTTAGGTGACCTAGATACACTCTTTTAGTAGCGTCCCCTATAATTTCAGCTAAAGCTAAAGCTCCGTCTTCATTTGATAGATGACCTTTATCTCCCAAGATACGTTGCTTTAAATGCCATGGGTAATTGCCCATCCGCAACATCTCGAGATCATGATTGCTCTCAAAAAGATACGCATCTGCATTCGAAACAATACCTCTCATACGATCGCTCACATAGCCTGTATCTGTTAACATCACAAAATTCTTATTGTCCTTATGAAAACTGTAAAACTGAGGAGCAATCGCATCATGAGAAACACCAAAGCTTTCAATATCTATATCCCCGATAGTCATCGTTTTACCCATTTCAAATAAATATTTTTGCTCCGTTTTGATTGCACCAACAATAGGGTTCATCGCTTCCCAAGTTTGTTCATTTGCATATATATCTAAATGATATTTTCTAGCTAATACACCTATC
Proteins encoded:
- a CDS encoding S1C family serine protease, with translation MIVATLGGGYLLATEDDGGNNDISTGMVDENTGEVITTNVSVDVTSDVTEAVEKVEDSVVSVVNMQSQTSQDFGDAFETEEGMQEDSNLETAGEGSGVIYKKDNDTAYVVTNNHVIDGSDAIEVILKDGTKVEAELIGTDIWTDLAVLSIPAENVTTVATFGDSEVLRVGEPAIAIGSPLGTNFASSVTQGIISAKNRSVETDITGDGVADWEVTAIQTDAAINPGNSGGALINIAGQVIGINSMKISSDTVEGMGFAIPSNDVVDIINQLEADGEVVRPVLGVSLLDLTEISEQQQEAVLNLPEEVTSGIVVSEVQADSAAEIAGIEQYDVIVKFNGVEVTDSISLRKEIYASELGKEIEVEYYHDGELQTTTVTMTAEIDL
- a CDS encoding CxxH/CxxC protein; translation: MDEIMACQEHVEEALDDAVYGGFEMPILDQLLLVDNSIKKCSYCDKDAIYVVSNKHSTTR
- a CDS encoding MBL fold metallo-hydrolase — translated: MSNKVNGLKVSILASGSSGNVTYIESEKKKLLVDSGLSGKKIAELLKKINRDIADLDGILVTHEHRDHVHGIGVLARKYHLDIYANEQTWEAMNPIVGAIKTEQKYLFEMGKTMTIGDIDIESFGVSHDAIAPQFYSFHKDNKNFVMLTDTGYVSDRMRGIVSNADAYLFESNHDLEMLRMGNYPWHLKQRILGDKGHLSNEDGALALAEIIGDATKRVYLGHLSKDNNLKELAHMTAVNILKEKETGVEDKFLVFDTDPVAPTPLFVV
- the rlmH gene encoding 23S rRNA (pseudouridine(1915)-N(3))-methyltransferase RlmH is translated as MNIKIITVGKLKEKYLKMGIAEYVKRLSAYCKLELIEVPDEKAPEKLSEAEMIQVKEKEGERILAKIPDQAYVFALAIEGKQRTSEAFAKEIEQLGVQGKSTIVFVIGGSLGLSDAVMKRSNTPISFGKMTLPHQLMRLVLIEQIYRGFKIVRNEPYHK
- the gloA gene encoding lactoylglutathione lyase, giving the protein MNQELVEICLRVRNIEATLDFYTNLFDFEVASHRKFPENKFDLVYLNSPGSSVQIELTYNYDAEPYDVGNGFSHLGVTVSDLEKMHEICKASAYETGDLRGLSGGTPTYFFVTDPDGYRIEVKRAK